In one window of Juglans regia cultivar Chandler chromosome 3, Walnut 2.0, whole genome shotgun sequence DNA:
- the LOC109011069 gene encoding uncharacterized protein LOC109011069 isoform X2, translated as MREEVISSGGTIDAAPAASIDGSSHGRGSKAASLSCVGSQPPLTSLSASAGGSAFVSSRPSCRPWERGDLLRRLATFKPSNWLGKPKVVSSLTCAQRGWINVDVDKIECESCGVCLSFTLSPSWTPTEVQDAAEAFAKRLDAVHNVSCPWRGNSCPESLVQFPPTSQSALIGGYKDRCDGLVQYQSLPIVAASAIETMRASRGPQVARFLSEEVDIKPESIPELESSRDGALCLYSRAQKLISLCGWEPGWLLNVQDCEEHSAQSARNGYSAGPNQAQLHLLQDHGTGKKPLTAADKKEIGKSKVLVKDSRCEFRSPLLDCSLCGATVRISDFVSIPRPARFTPNNIDIPDASKKMGLTRGVSAASGISGWVAADDTEREHTEDRDEVATTSDRKVLPNTDVDLNLTMAGALPFTQLDRTAMSENILDADMGRDLMIGQPSGSEVGDRAASYESRGPSSRKRNLEKGGTSDYRPHLRMQQADSIEGTVIDRDGDEVTDGQEYSAGPSKRARDSDLFDTYCSSSHRDTSGAGPSHSMGFEVYTDGNRVSSFRQGSDQLIGIQSARDSTRASSVIAMDTGFHSANADSMESVENYPGDVDDVHLPSSSIYGNLDMNDTSEINHSNQAQPSIGFRPAAAIPGEMGVSSTNDGEELFNAETVTAQARDGFSFGISGGSVGMCASHEAEIHGADVSVHRANSVVGDVEPRAEDAENQGQTGESAPDPGLMDEIVPDEINREDPHGDSQEMLSRSVGRADSSSKIYGSAKTESVESGEKISQGDKLVPENNAHPSLSCNANVFSGCKTMKKEVAKAGPPKGASNYEEALEFDPIVHHNQFCPWVNGNVAAAGCTGSSTNTDAFALCGWQLTLDALDNLRSLGNIAIQNVQSESAASLYKGDQRTRDQKLLRHHSMSRSHGQH; from the exons ATGCGAGAGGAGGTTATCAGTTCCGGAGGGACCATTGACGCTGCTCCTGCTGCCAG TATAGATGGGTCCAGTCATGGCCGTGGCTCTAAAGCAGCTTCTTTGTCTTGTGTTGGTTCACAACCACCATTGACTTCCTTGAGTGCAAGTGCTGGTGGTTCGGCTTTTGTATCATCAAGGCCGTCATGTAGACCATGGGAAAGAGGAGATTTACTGAGGCGTTTGGCTACCTTCAAGCCTTCAAATTGGTTGGGGAAGCCTAAG GTTGTCAGTTCATTGACTTGTGCTCAAAGAGGTTGGATAAACGTGGATGTGGACAAAATTGAATGTGAATCATGTGGTGTATGCTTGAGTTTTACGTTGTCACCATCTTGGACCCCTACTGAAG TTCAAGATGCTGCTGAAGCATTTGCCAAACGGCTGGATGCTGTGCACAATGTCAGTTGTCCTTGGAGGGGAAATAGCTGCCCAGAGAGCTTGGTGCAGTTTCCTCCAACTTCTCAGTCTGCCCTGATTGGAGGATATAAGGATAGATGTGATGGACTTGTGCAATATCAATCTCTTCCCATTGTGGCCGCGTCTGCAATTGAGACAATGCGGGCCTCTCGGGGCCCACAGGTTGCTCGCTTTTTGTCAGAGGAAGTAGATATTAAACCAGAGAGTATACCAGAACTTGAAAGCTctcgagatggggcattatgtTTATATTCTCGT GCCCAGAAGCTTATAAGCCTCTGTGGATGGGAACCCGGATGGCTTTTAAATGTTCAAGACTGTGAAGAGCATTCTGCTCAATCAGCTAGGAACGGATATTCTGCAGGCCCTAATCAGGCCCAGCTCCATCTATTGCAGGATCATGGAACAGGCAAGAAGCCACTGACTGCTGCAGATAAAAAAGAGATAGGGAAGAGTAAAGTGTTGGTTAAGGATTCTAGATGTGAGTTCAGGTCACCTTTGCTAGATTGTAGCTTATGTGGTGCTACGGTTAGGATATCAGATTTCGTATCAATTCCTCGACCTGCACGGTTCACTCCAAACAACATTGATATTCCTGATGCAAGCAAAAAAATGGGATTAACACGTGGAGTAAGTGCGGCCAGTGGAATTAGTGGCTGGGTTGCTGCTGATGATACAGAAAGAGAACATACTGAAGACCGCGATGAAGTTGCAACAACAAGTGATAGGAAAGTGCTGCCAAATACAGATGTTGATTTGAATCTTACAATGGCAGGGGCTTTACCTTTTACACAGTTGGACAGGACAGCAATGTCGGAAAATATTCTTGATGCAGATATGGGTAGGGACCTCATGATTGGGCAGCCTTCAGGCAGTGAGGTTGGTGACCGTGCAGCTTCATATGAATCACGGGGTCCCAGCTCTCGTAAGCGGAACCTGGAGAAAGGGGGAACTTCAGATTATAGGCCACACCTAAGGATGCAGCAAGCTGATAGCATTGAAGGCACTGTCATTGATCGTGATGGTGATGAAGTCACAGATGGCCAAGAATATTCAGCTGGGCCTTCAAAACGTGCTCGTGACTCTGATTTATTTGATACATACTGTTCATCATCTCATAGAGATACATCTGGTGCTGGTCCTAGCCATTCAATGGGTTTTGAAGTATACACAGATGGCAATAGGGTTTCTTCGTTTCGGCAAGGAAGTGACCAACTTATTGGGATCCAATCAGCTAGGGATTCTACTCGTGCGTCATCGGTAATTGCTATGGATACCGGTTTCCATAGTGCAAATGCCGACTCTATGGAAAGTGTTGAAAATTATCCTGGAGATGTTGATGATGTTCATCTCCCCTCGTCTAGTATATATGGCAATCTGGACATGAATGATACATCTGAAATAAATCATAGTAACCAAGCTCAGCCGAGCATTGGTTTCCGGCCAGCTGCGGCCATCCCTGGGGAAATGGGTGTCAGTAGTACAAATGATGGGGAAGAACTTTTCAATGCAGAGACTGTGACTGCTCAAGCCAGGGACGGGTTTAGTTTTGGAATTAGTGGAGGAAGTGTTGGGATGTGTGCTAGTCATGAGGCTGAAATTCATGGGGCTGATGTATCTGTCCATAGAGCTAATAGTGTGGTTGGTGATGTGGAACCAAGAGCAGAAGATGCTGAAAATCAGGGCCAGACTGGGGAATCTGCTCCAGATCCTGGACTAATGGACGAGATTGTCCCTGATGAAATTAATAGGGAAGATCCCCATGGAGATAGCCAGGAAATGTTGTCTCGATCAGTTGGAAGGGCAGATAGCAGCTCAAAAATTTATGGTTCTGCTAAAACTGAATCAGTTGAAAGTGGTGAAAAGATAAGTCAAGGCGACAAGTTAGTACCTGAGAACAATGCCCACCCTTCTCTTTCTTGCAATGCTAACGTGTTTTCTGGTTGTAAAACAATGAAGAAAGAGGTTGCAAAAGCTG GGCCTCCAAAAGGGGCAAGCAATTATGAGGAAGCTTTGGAATTTGATCCGATTGTCCATCACAACCAGTTCTGTCCTTGGGTGAATGGAAATGTTGCGGCTGCTGGCTGTACTGGTTCCAGCACCAATACTGATGCTTTTGCGCTTTGTGGGTGGCAGCTGACTCTCGATGCACTGGATAATTTGCGATCACTTGGAAATATTGCAATTCAGAATGTACAGTCTGAATCAGCAGCGTCATTATATAAG GGTGATCAGCGGACTCGTGATCAAAAGCTTCTTCGACACCACTCGATGAGCAGAAGTCATGGGCAACATTGA
- the LOC109011071 gene encoding solanesyl diphosphate synthase 3, chloroplastic/mitochondrial isoform X1, with protein MLFSRISRIQRTGINGCRWFLFHRPDHHHQFFRSENPLPPTESAQKVLGCRETFSRDLPALHGFSHDIHHQSSSIVEEQQDPFSLVADELSLLANRLRSMVVAEVPKLASAAEYLFKMGAEGKRFRPTVLLLMATALNVSVPKPYLSGPGDVLTKELRARQQSIAEITEMIHVASLLHDDVLDDADTRRGIGSLNFVMGNKLAVLAGDFLLSRACVALASLKNTEVVSLLAKVVEHLVTGETMQMTTTSQQRFCSMEYYMQKTYYKTASLISNSCKAIALLAGQTAEVAMLAYEYGRNLGLAFQLIDDILDFTGTSASLGKGSLSDIRHGIITAPMLFAMEEFPQLRAVVDQGFDDPANVDLALEYLGKSGGIQRARELATKHANLAVAAIDSLPDSDDEEVRKSRRALVDLTQRVITRTK; from the exons ATGTTATTCTCTCGGATTTCGAGGATTCAGAGAACCGGCATAAATGGGTGTCGATGGTTTCTCTTTCACAGACCGGACCACCATCACCAATTCTTTCGTTCCGAGAATCCTCTCCCTCCGACTGAGTCTGCTCAAAAG GTTTTGGGCTGTAGAGAAACTTTTTCCCGGGATTTGCCTGCCTTGCATGGTTTCAGCCATGACATCCATCATCAGAGCAGCTCCATAGTTGAG GAACAGCAAGACCCGTTTTCACTTGTTGCTGATGAGTTATCACTTCTTGCTAATAGATTGCGATCAATGGTAGTTGCTGAG GTCCCCAAGCTTGCATCAGCTGCTGAATACTTATTCAAAATGGGGGCAGAAGGGAAGAGGTTTCGACCCACG GTTTTATTATTGATGGCAACAGCTTTGAATGTGTCTGTACCAAAACCATATCTCAGTGGACCCGGAGATGTTTTGACTAAGGAACTACGTGCCAGACAGCAATCTATAGCTGAGATCACTGAGATGATTCAT GTGGCAAGCCTTCTACATGATGATGTCTTGGATGATGCAGATACGAGACGTGGTATAGGATCATTAAATTTTGTCATGGGCAATAAG TTAGCAGTGTTAGCAGGCGATTTTCTGCTCTCTCGAGCTTGTGTGGCACTCGCCTCATTGAAAAACACAGAG GTTGTATCATTACTGGCAAAAGTTGTAGAGCATCTTGTGACGGGTGAAACCATGCAAATGACTACGACTTCTCAACAACGTT TTTGCAGCATGGAATATTATATGCAGAAAACATACTACAAGACGGCATCACTAATTTCCAACAGCTGCAAGGCGATTGCCCTTCTTGCGGGGCAGACTGCAGAAGTTGCAATGTTGGCTTATGAGTATGGCAGAAATCTG GGATTGGCATTTCAATTGATAGACGACATTCTTGATTTCACAGGCACATCAGCTTCCCTTGGAAAGGGTTCTCTATCTGATATCCGCCAT GGAATCATAACTGCTCCAATGCTGTTTGCCATGGAAGAGTTCCCTCAGTTGCGTGCAGTTGTTGACCAGGGATTTGATGACCCTGCGAATGTTGATCTC GCTCTGGAGTACCTTGGGAAGAGTGGTGGAATACAGAGAGCAAGGGAGCTAGCCACAAAGCATGCCAACCTTGCTGTTGCAGCAATTGATTCTCTCCCCGATAGCGATGATGAAGAAGTAAGAAAATCAAGAAGGGCACTCGTAGATCTCACTCAAAGG
- the LOC109011070 gene encoding transcription termination factor MTEF1, chloroplastic, translating to MPVAGATALHSFLCSSPQKPLSPPLSCHQLNTSLAAKPKTPLQKHPLYTPTHANLSLQIKEKILCLEIMGVDSGKALSQNLSLHTATLESIHSIISFLQSKGILQKDLPRIFGMCPRILTSTIRTDLNPVFTFLSQDLRVPDHSFRRVINRCPRLLTSSVRDQLKPALFYLQRLGFKDLEALAYHDSVLLVSSLENTLIPKLKYLESLGLSRDETVGMVLRCPSLLTFSIENNYKPKYEYFAEVMEKKMEELKEFPQYFAFSLEKRIKPRHAQVLQSGVEVPLPLMLKSTDDEFVELITQVGRMSMAEAPLSP from the coding sequence ATGCCAGTTGCAGGAGCAACAGCATTACATTCTTTTCTGTGCTCCTCTCCTCAGAAACCATTATCCCCACCACTAAGCTGCCACCAATTAAACACTTCCTTAGCAGCAAAACCCAAAACCCCCCTCCAAAAGCATCCACTCTATACGCCAACCCATGCAAATCTCTCCCTCCAGATCAAAGAGAAGATCCTCTGCCTTGAAATTATGGGTGTTGATTCAGGTAAGGCTCTCTCCCAAAACCTTTCTCTACACACCGCTACCCTTGAATCCATCCACTCCATCATCTCCTTCCTCCAATCCAAAGGCATCCTCCAGAAGGACTTGCCCAGGATCTTTGGCATGTGCCCCAGAATTCTCACCTCTACCATCAGAACCGATCTTAACCCAGTTTTCACCTTTCTCTCTCAAGACCTGAGAGTCCCAGACCATAGCTTTAGAAGGGTCATCAACAGGTGTCCAAGATTGCTAACTTCTAGTGTTAGAGACCAGCTCAAACCAGCTCTATTTTACCTTCAGAGACTTGGGTTCAAGGACTTGGAGGCATTGGCTTACCACGATTCAGTCTTGTTGGTTTCTAGTTTAGAGAATACCCTGATTCCCAAGCTCAAGTATTTGGAGAGTTTGGGACTTTCAAGAGATGAGACTGTGGGCATGGTTTTGAGATGCCCATCTCTGTTAACTTTCAGTATCGAGAATAATTATAAGCCCAAGTATGAGTATTTTGCTGAGgtaatggagaagaagatggaggAATTGAAGGAGTTCCCCCAGTATTTTGCTTTCAGTTTGGAGAAGAGGATAAAGCCGAGGCACGCGCAGGTTTTGCAGAGTGGGGTGGAGGTCCCTTTGCCATTAATGCTTAAGAGCACCGATGATGAGTTCGTTGAGTTGATAACACAAGTGGGCCGGATGAGTATGGCGGAGGCACCATTGTCCCCCTGA
- the LOC109011071 gene encoding solanesyl diphosphate synthase 3, chloroplastic/mitochondrial isoform X2, with protein MLFSRISRIQRTGINGCRWFLFHRPDHHHQFFRSENPLPPTESAQKVLGCRETFSRDLPALHGFSHDIHHQSSSIVEEQQDPFSLVADELSLLANRLRSMVVAEVPKLASAAEYLFKMGAEGKRFRPTVLLLMATALNVSVPKPYLSGPGDVLTKELRARQQSIAEITEMIHVASLLHDDVLDDADTRRGIGSLNFVMGNKLAVLAGDFLLSRACVALASLKNTEVVSLLAKVVEHLVTGETMQMTTTSQQRCSMEYYMQKTYYKTASLISNSCKAIALLAGQTAEVAMLAYEYGRNLGLAFQLIDDILDFTGTSASLGKGSLSDIRHGIITAPMLFAMEEFPQLRAVVDQGFDDPANVDLALEYLGKSGGIQRARELATKHANLAVAAIDSLPDSDDEEVRKSRRALVDLTQRVITRTK; from the exons ATGTTATTCTCTCGGATTTCGAGGATTCAGAGAACCGGCATAAATGGGTGTCGATGGTTTCTCTTTCACAGACCGGACCACCATCACCAATTCTTTCGTTCCGAGAATCCTCTCCCTCCGACTGAGTCTGCTCAAAAG GTTTTGGGCTGTAGAGAAACTTTTTCCCGGGATTTGCCTGCCTTGCATGGTTTCAGCCATGACATCCATCATCAGAGCAGCTCCATAGTTGAG GAACAGCAAGACCCGTTTTCACTTGTTGCTGATGAGTTATCACTTCTTGCTAATAGATTGCGATCAATGGTAGTTGCTGAG GTCCCCAAGCTTGCATCAGCTGCTGAATACTTATTCAAAATGGGGGCAGAAGGGAAGAGGTTTCGACCCACG GTTTTATTATTGATGGCAACAGCTTTGAATGTGTCTGTACCAAAACCATATCTCAGTGGACCCGGAGATGTTTTGACTAAGGAACTACGTGCCAGACAGCAATCTATAGCTGAGATCACTGAGATGATTCAT GTGGCAAGCCTTCTACATGATGATGTCTTGGATGATGCAGATACGAGACGTGGTATAGGATCATTAAATTTTGTCATGGGCAATAAG TTAGCAGTGTTAGCAGGCGATTTTCTGCTCTCTCGAGCTTGTGTGGCACTCGCCTCATTGAAAAACACAGAG GTTGTATCATTACTGGCAAAAGTTGTAGAGCATCTTGTGACGGGTGAAACCATGCAAATGACTACGACTTCTCAACAACGTTGTAG CATGGAATATTATATGCAGAAAACATACTACAAGACGGCATCACTAATTTCCAACAGCTGCAAGGCGATTGCCCTTCTTGCGGGGCAGACTGCAGAAGTTGCAATGTTGGCTTATGAGTATGGCAGAAATCTG GGATTGGCATTTCAATTGATAGACGACATTCTTGATTTCACAGGCACATCAGCTTCCCTTGGAAAGGGTTCTCTATCTGATATCCGCCAT GGAATCATAACTGCTCCAATGCTGTTTGCCATGGAAGAGTTCCCTCAGTTGCGTGCAGTTGTTGACCAGGGATTTGATGACCCTGCGAATGTTGATCTC GCTCTGGAGTACCTTGGGAAGAGTGGTGGAATACAGAGAGCAAGGGAGCTAGCCACAAAGCATGCCAACCTTGCTGTTGCAGCAATTGATTCTCTCCCCGATAGCGATGATGAAGAAGTAAGAAAATCAAGAAGGGCACTCGTAGATCTCACTCAAAGG
- the LOC109011069 gene encoding uncharacterized protein LOC109011069 isoform X1: MREEVISSGGTIDAAPAASSAGASSPAVPTHVGSIDGSSHGRGSKAASLSCVGSQPPLTSLSASAGGSAFVSSRPSCRPWERGDLLRRLATFKPSNWLGKPKVVSSLTCAQRGWINVDVDKIECESCGVCLSFTLSPSWTPTEVQDAAEAFAKRLDAVHNVSCPWRGNSCPESLVQFPPTSQSALIGGYKDRCDGLVQYQSLPIVAASAIETMRASRGPQVARFLSEEVDIKPESIPELESSRDGALCLYSRAQKLISLCGWEPGWLLNVQDCEEHSAQSARNGYSAGPNQAQLHLLQDHGTGKKPLTAADKKEIGKSKVLVKDSRCEFRSPLLDCSLCGATVRISDFVSIPRPARFTPNNIDIPDASKKMGLTRGVSAASGISGWVAADDTEREHTEDRDEVATTSDRKVLPNTDVDLNLTMAGALPFTQLDRTAMSENILDADMGRDLMIGQPSGSEVGDRAASYESRGPSSRKRNLEKGGTSDYRPHLRMQQADSIEGTVIDRDGDEVTDGQEYSAGPSKRARDSDLFDTYCSSSHRDTSGAGPSHSMGFEVYTDGNRVSSFRQGSDQLIGIQSARDSTRASSVIAMDTGFHSANADSMESVENYPGDVDDVHLPSSSIYGNLDMNDTSEINHSNQAQPSIGFRPAAAIPGEMGVSSTNDGEELFNAETVTAQARDGFSFGISGGSVGMCASHEAEIHGADVSVHRANSVVGDVEPRAEDAENQGQTGESAPDPGLMDEIVPDEINREDPHGDSQEMLSRSVGRADSSSKIYGSAKTESVESGEKISQGDKLVPENNAHPSLSCNANVFSGCKTMKKEVAKAGPPKGASNYEEALEFDPIVHHNQFCPWVNGNVAAAGCTGSSTNTDAFALCGWQLTLDALDNLRSLGNIAIQNVQSESAASLYKGDQRTRDQKLLRHHSMSRSHGQH; this comes from the exons ATGCGAGAGGAGGTTATCAGTTCCGGAGGGACCATTGACGCTGCTCCTGCTGCCAG TTCTGCTGGGGCATCCTCACCTGCTGTTCCTACACATGTTGGCAGTATAGATGGGTCCAGTCATGGCCGTGGCTCTAAAGCAGCTTCTTTGTCTTGTGTTGGTTCACAACCACCATTGACTTCCTTGAGTGCAAGTGCTGGTGGTTCGGCTTTTGTATCATCAAGGCCGTCATGTAGACCATGGGAAAGAGGAGATTTACTGAGGCGTTTGGCTACCTTCAAGCCTTCAAATTGGTTGGGGAAGCCTAAG GTTGTCAGTTCATTGACTTGTGCTCAAAGAGGTTGGATAAACGTGGATGTGGACAAAATTGAATGTGAATCATGTGGTGTATGCTTGAGTTTTACGTTGTCACCATCTTGGACCCCTACTGAAG TTCAAGATGCTGCTGAAGCATTTGCCAAACGGCTGGATGCTGTGCACAATGTCAGTTGTCCTTGGAGGGGAAATAGCTGCCCAGAGAGCTTGGTGCAGTTTCCTCCAACTTCTCAGTCTGCCCTGATTGGAGGATATAAGGATAGATGTGATGGACTTGTGCAATATCAATCTCTTCCCATTGTGGCCGCGTCTGCAATTGAGACAATGCGGGCCTCTCGGGGCCCACAGGTTGCTCGCTTTTTGTCAGAGGAAGTAGATATTAAACCAGAGAGTATACCAGAACTTGAAAGCTctcgagatggggcattatgtTTATATTCTCGT GCCCAGAAGCTTATAAGCCTCTGTGGATGGGAACCCGGATGGCTTTTAAATGTTCAAGACTGTGAAGAGCATTCTGCTCAATCAGCTAGGAACGGATATTCTGCAGGCCCTAATCAGGCCCAGCTCCATCTATTGCAGGATCATGGAACAGGCAAGAAGCCACTGACTGCTGCAGATAAAAAAGAGATAGGGAAGAGTAAAGTGTTGGTTAAGGATTCTAGATGTGAGTTCAGGTCACCTTTGCTAGATTGTAGCTTATGTGGTGCTACGGTTAGGATATCAGATTTCGTATCAATTCCTCGACCTGCACGGTTCACTCCAAACAACATTGATATTCCTGATGCAAGCAAAAAAATGGGATTAACACGTGGAGTAAGTGCGGCCAGTGGAATTAGTGGCTGGGTTGCTGCTGATGATACAGAAAGAGAACATACTGAAGACCGCGATGAAGTTGCAACAACAAGTGATAGGAAAGTGCTGCCAAATACAGATGTTGATTTGAATCTTACAATGGCAGGGGCTTTACCTTTTACACAGTTGGACAGGACAGCAATGTCGGAAAATATTCTTGATGCAGATATGGGTAGGGACCTCATGATTGGGCAGCCTTCAGGCAGTGAGGTTGGTGACCGTGCAGCTTCATATGAATCACGGGGTCCCAGCTCTCGTAAGCGGAACCTGGAGAAAGGGGGAACTTCAGATTATAGGCCACACCTAAGGATGCAGCAAGCTGATAGCATTGAAGGCACTGTCATTGATCGTGATGGTGATGAAGTCACAGATGGCCAAGAATATTCAGCTGGGCCTTCAAAACGTGCTCGTGACTCTGATTTATTTGATACATACTGTTCATCATCTCATAGAGATACATCTGGTGCTGGTCCTAGCCATTCAATGGGTTTTGAAGTATACACAGATGGCAATAGGGTTTCTTCGTTTCGGCAAGGAAGTGACCAACTTATTGGGATCCAATCAGCTAGGGATTCTACTCGTGCGTCATCGGTAATTGCTATGGATACCGGTTTCCATAGTGCAAATGCCGACTCTATGGAAAGTGTTGAAAATTATCCTGGAGATGTTGATGATGTTCATCTCCCCTCGTCTAGTATATATGGCAATCTGGACATGAATGATACATCTGAAATAAATCATAGTAACCAAGCTCAGCCGAGCATTGGTTTCCGGCCAGCTGCGGCCATCCCTGGGGAAATGGGTGTCAGTAGTACAAATGATGGGGAAGAACTTTTCAATGCAGAGACTGTGACTGCTCAAGCCAGGGACGGGTTTAGTTTTGGAATTAGTGGAGGAAGTGTTGGGATGTGTGCTAGTCATGAGGCTGAAATTCATGGGGCTGATGTATCTGTCCATAGAGCTAATAGTGTGGTTGGTGATGTGGAACCAAGAGCAGAAGATGCTGAAAATCAGGGCCAGACTGGGGAATCTGCTCCAGATCCTGGACTAATGGACGAGATTGTCCCTGATGAAATTAATAGGGAAGATCCCCATGGAGATAGCCAGGAAATGTTGTCTCGATCAGTTGGAAGGGCAGATAGCAGCTCAAAAATTTATGGTTCTGCTAAAACTGAATCAGTTGAAAGTGGTGAAAAGATAAGTCAAGGCGACAAGTTAGTACCTGAGAACAATGCCCACCCTTCTCTTTCTTGCAATGCTAACGTGTTTTCTGGTTGTAAAACAATGAAGAAAGAGGTTGCAAAAGCTG GGCCTCCAAAAGGGGCAAGCAATTATGAGGAAGCTTTGGAATTTGATCCGATTGTCCATCACAACCAGTTCTGTCCTTGGGTGAATGGAAATGTTGCGGCTGCTGGCTGTACTGGTTCCAGCACCAATACTGATGCTTTTGCGCTTTGTGGGTGGCAGCTGACTCTCGATGCACTGGATAATTTGCGATCACTTGGAAATATTGCAATTCAGAATGTACAGTCTGAATCAGCAGCGTCATTATATAAG GGTGATCAGCGGACTCGTGATCAAAAGCTTCTTCGACACCACTCGATGAGCAGAAGTCATGGGCAACATTGA